From one Aspergillus fumigatus Af293 chromosome 8, whole genome shotgun sequence genomic stretch:
- a CDS encoding putative endoglucanase codes for MMHTMNVVLLAVGLLFDVAHAAVSQAYTWKNVVTGGGGGFVPGIVFNPSAKGLAYARTDIGGAYRLNSDDTWTPLQDSVGNSNWHDWGVDALATDPIDTSRLYLAVGMYTNEWDPNAGSIMRSTDQGNTWSETKLPFKVGGNMPGRGMGERLAVDPNKNSILYYGARSGHGLWRSTDYGVTWSNVTSFIWTGTYFQDASSTYTSDPVGIAWVTFDSTSGSKGSPTPRIFVGVADIGKSVFVSEDAGSTWSWVTGEPQYGFLPHKGVLSPAEKTLYISYSNGAGPYDGTNGTVHKYNITSKVWTDISPTPMASTYYGYGGLSVDLQVPGTLMVAALNCWWPDELIFRSVDSGATWSPIWAWNGYPNLDYYYSYDISNAPWLQDDTSTNQFPVRVGWMVEALAIDPFDSNHWLYGTGATIYGGHDLEKWDTVHNVTLKSLAVGIEEMAVLGLISPPGGPPLLSAVGDVGGFYHADLDKAPAQSFHNPTYGTTNGIDYAGNKPSNLVRSGASDTLPTIAMSTDFGKTWSANYAASSTTPTGQVALSADADTVLLMNSNGAMVSKYSSTFSAVSSLPSGAAIASDKSNNTVFYGGSAGSFYVSTDGATSFTKTASLGSSTAVNVIRAHPSIAGDVWATTDTGLWHSTDYGKTFTKVGGGCTAGWSFGLGKASSTSSYAVIYGFFTIDGTTALFKTEDMGTNWQMISDSSHGFGAASANVVNGDMSNYGRVFVGTNGRAEWKSPVSNSYRDYNKDDLDKHQDVWYHDFSDNADHNQQDIYYNHQYVQNYDIVNCYRD; via the exons ATGATGCATACCATGAACGTGGTCTTGCTGGCTGTAGGCCTCTTGTTTGATGTAGCCCACGCAGCCGTATCGCAAGCTTACACCTGGAAGAATGTGGTTACGGGGG GAGGCGGAGGTTTCGTTCCTGGAATCGTTTTCAACCCGTCAGCTAAGGGGTTAGCGTACGCTCGTACTGACATTGGAGGCGCGTACCGTCTCAACTCGGACGACACTTGGACGCCTCTCCAGGACTCTGTGGGAAACAGTAACTG GCATGACTGGGGTGTTGATGCACTCGCTACCGATCCCATTGATACCAGTCGCCTGTACCTGGCGGTTGGGATGTACACGAATGAATGGGACCCCAACGCTGGCTCAATCATGCGCTCGACCGATCAGGGTAATACTTGGTCAGAGACCAAGCTACCCTTCAAAGTTGGAGGAAATATGCCTGGACGTGGTATGGGCGAG CGCCTTGCTGTAGACCCTAACAAGAACAGTATTCTCTACTATGGAGCGAGGAGTGGCCATGGCCTCTGGAGAAGTACTGACTACGGAGTGACCTGGTCTAATGTCACGTCTTTTATTTGGACTG GGACGTACTTCCAGGATGCCAGTTCCACGTATACGTCTGACCCCGTTGGTATTGCATGGGTTACATTTGATTCCACGTCTGGTTCAAAAGGCTCTCCGACTCCACGAATCTTCGTCG GAGTTGCGGACATCGGTAAATCAGTGTTTGTCTCTGAAGACGCCGGGTCTACCT GGTCCTGGGTTACTGGAGAGCCACAGTACGGCTTTCTACCTCATAAAGGAGTGCTGTCTCCAGCTGAAAAGACTCTTTACATCTCTTACTCCAATGGAGCAGGCCCGTACGACGGCACCAATGGAACGGTACATAAGTACAACATCACCAGCAAGGTGTGGACCGACATCAGCCCTACGCCCATGGCAAGCACATACTATGGCTATGGCGGTTTATCTGTTGACCTGCAAGTCCCTGGGACATTGATGGTAGCGGCACTGAATTGCTGGTGGCCAGATGAGCTGATTTTCAGAAGTGTGGATTCTGGAGCTACGTGGTCCCCCATCTGGGCCTGGAACGGATATCCTAACTTGGactactactatagctatGATATATCAAATGCCCCTTGGCTGCAGGATGACACCTCAACAAATCAGTTCCCCGTTCGTGTCGGGTGGATGGTCGAGGCTCTCGCAATTGACCCGTTCGACTCAAACCACTGGTTGTACGGCACTGGCGCGACCATTTATGGTGGCCATGACCTCGAGAAATGGGACACCGTGCATAATGTCACCTTGAAATCTCTCGCCGTCGGCattgaggagatggctgtCCTTGGACTCATTTCGCCTCCAGGAGGACCACCACTGCTGTCTGCTGTAGGCGACGTTGGAGGATTTTACCATGCAGATCTTGACAAGGCACCGGCTCAATCCTTCCATAACCCAACATACGGCACTACCAATGGCATTGATTACGCGGGTAACAAACCATCCAACCTTGTTCGCTCGGGAGCCAGCGACACGCTTCCTACCATTGCAATGTCTACGGACTTTGGCAAGACCTGGTCGGCAAACTACGCAGCCTCGTCCACCACACCTACCGGGCAGGTTGCGCTCTCTGCGGATGCCGATACCGTCCTGCTCATGAACTCTAATGGTGCCATGGTATCAAAGTACAGCAGCACATTCAGTGCCGTCTCGTCTCTACCTTCCGGTGCGGCCATCGCGTCTGACAAGTCCAACAATACCGTCTTCTACGGCGGATCGGCTGGTTCGTTCTACGTGTCCACCGATGGTGCCACCTCGTTCACCAAGACTGCATCCCTTGGCTCCAGCACCGCCGTCAATGTCATCCGCGCCCACCCCTCTATTGCCGGTGATGTCTGGGCTACTACCGATACGGGACTCTGGCACTCGACGGACTACGGTAAGACCTTCACCAAAGTTGGGGGTGGATGCACAGCAGGCTGGAGTTTCGGTCTTGGTAAGGCTTCATCAACCAGTTCATACGCCGTCATATACGGCTTCTTTACCATTGACGGTACAACGGCACTGTTCAAGACGGAGGACATGGGCACAAATTGGCAAATGATTTCCGATTCTAGCCATGGCTTTGGAGCTGCGTCTGCTAATGTGGTGAATGGCGATATGTCAAACTATGGACGTGTGTTTGTGGGCACCAATGGAAGGG CCGAGTGGAAGTCTCCCGTCTCCAACAGCTACCGCGACTACAACAAAGACGACCTCGACAAGCACCAAGACGTCTGGTACCACGACTTCTCCGACAACGCTGACCACAACCAGCAAGACATCTACTACAACCACCAGTACGTCCAAAACTACGACATCGTCAACTGCTACAGGGACTAG
- a CDS encoding putative Pfs domain protein: MFKHLNMVTSENDLISAVLSIAFQIYLTCSLITWFSLRDVTTSECPGSTNNFNVAIISASQQELTAVKALFDEDYGIVGDISGVHPLDTNAYVAGRIGNHKVILTQISKYGKVFAAKTSFWLSISFPQIRICLVVSTGAGVPCTKDGQEIRLGDVLVSEGIIEYDLGKLLPGGVFLRKTGPLYDFPPPTGHIARLLNSVRRRQARDMLKERMSQHLNYLQATISDLKATNYPSGEGNKLLPQLSLPCFPGSNSCVFNLEARNKNALFVAKCASLDSEPRVGAWAWLDIPAIEYFRPNIHLGWLASGDRIMRSAESRDQIATQEGVIGFEWAGVGAWRQLPTVVITGVGNYGDGYGTDPWPAYASASAASCAKAMLEVYNTL; this comes from the coding sequence ATGTTCAAACACTTAAACATGGTAACCAGTGAAAATGATCTGATatctgcagtgctcagcATTGCTTTTCAGATTTACCTCACTTGTAGTCTTATCACTTGGTTTTCTCTAAGAGATGTCACTACCAGCGAATGTCCTGGATCCACAAATAATTTCAACGTCGCCATTATAAGTGCTTCCCAGCAAGAGCTCACGGCAGTCAAGGCTCTGTTCGATGAAGATTACGGCATTGTCGGTGATATTTCGGGCGTCCACCCCTTGGACACAAACGCCTACGTAGCTGGGCGAATTGGCAATCACAAAGTGATTCTTACGCAGATCTCTAAGTACGGCAAGGTATTTGCAGCGAAGACATCCTTCTGGCTCTCGATCAGTTTTCCGCAAATCCGCATTTGCCTTGTTGTTAGCACTGGCGCTGGAGTCCCGTGCACAAAGGACGGACAAGAGATACGGCTCGGCGATGTCCTGGTTAGCGAGGGAATAATTGAATATGATTTGGGCAAGCTTCTACCTGGAGGCGTCTTCCTGCGCAAGACAGGTCCCCTGTACGATTTCCCTCCGCCTACAGGGCACATCGCGAGGCTCCTGAATAGCGTTCGTCGGCGACAAGCTAGAGATATGTTGAAAGAACGGATGTCGCAGCATCTGAACTATCTCCAAGCTACCATCTCCGACCTGAAAGCGACTAATTATCCCAGCGGAGAGGGGAATAAGCTCCTACCTCAACTGTCTTTACCCTGTTTTCCGGGGTCGAATTCTTGTGTCTTCAATTTGGAAGCCAGAAACAAGAACGCTTTGTTCGTGGCTAAATGCGCCTCATTAGACTCGGAGCCTCGGGTAGGAGCATGGGCATGGTTAGATATACCTGCGATCGAATACTTCAGACCAAACATCCATTTGGGATGGCTTGCATCTGGGGACAGGATCATGAGGTCCGCTGAGAGCCGTGATCAGATAGCTACTCAAGAAGGAGTCATTGGATTTGAATGGGCCGGGGTCGGGGCATGGAGGCAGCTTCCGACAGTGGTGATCACAGGCGTCGGCAATTACGGCGACGGTTATGGGACGGATCCATGGCCTGCTTATGCTTCTGCGAGTGCGGCATCGTGCGCGAAGGCGATGCTGGAAGTGTATAACACCCTCTGA